The following proteins come from a genomic window of Miscanthus floridulus cultivar M001 chromosome 2, ASM1932011v1, whole genome shotgun sequence:
- the LOC136537419 gene encoding uncharacterized protein, whose product MAQPLNPKRRSLPLPDWRSDLPEDLLESIGQRLASGHDTASFRSACSPWRAAVPFVTFGPLLLLPFDPDSNRVGFYCVPEKKVLSKTLPDVRDKVACSSWRSWMRVHSRWVLHPTNDYGDTDAAGRAIKLEDMRDVFFREIVLSAPPNVAGRECVPVAMLGCSTEVAFCRVGVDSA is encoded by the exons atggctcagcctctcaatcccaagagaaggtccctacctctccctgactggagatccgacctgccagaggatctcctcgagtccatcgggcagcgtctcgcATCAGGCCACGACAcggcgtccttccgatccgcttgctccccatggcgcgccgccgtcccgttcgtgaccttcgggccgctcctgctgctcccATTCGACCCCGACTCGAACCGCGTTGGCTTCTACTGCGTCccggagaagaaggtcttgtccaagacgctgcccgacgtgcgCGACAAGGTGGCATGCAGCTCCTGGCGCTCATGGATGAG GGTCCACagccggtgggtcctccatcccaccaacgacTACGGGGACACGGATGCCGCAGGCAGAGCCATTAAGCTAGAAGAtatgagggacgtgttcttccgtgagatcgtgctctcggcaCCGCCTAACGTCGCCGGCCGCGAGTGCGTGCCCGTGGCCATGCtggggtgctccacggaggtcgcgttctgccgggttggagtcgacagcgcatag